A genomic window from Rhizobium sp. 007 includes:
- a CDS encoding class I SAM-dependent methyltransferase, whose product MRTRLDDFISRISAQRDILDHIAARQASLPGGPILEIGLGNGRTYSHLRVRFPDRHIIAFDRENGAHGSCRPDDGDVVIGDIRETCLSYAGTRAAVVHADIGTGYREQDAIIREWLPSRVVAVLALGGFVASGLELKHSELEEMPLPASVEKGRYFLYRRR is encoded by the coding sequence ATGCGAACACGTCTCGACGATTTCATCAGCAGGATTTCCGCACAGAGGGATATTCTCGATCACATCGCGGCAAGGCAGGCGAGCCTGCCCGGTGGACCGATCCTGGAAATCGGCCTCGGCAATGGCAGGACCTACAGCCATTTGCGGGTGCGCTTCCCGGATCGGCATATCATCGCATTCGACCGCGAAAACGGCGCGCATGGAAGCTGCCGGCCCGATGACGGCGATGTCGTCATCGGCGACATCAGGGAGACTTGCCTGAGTTATGCCGGCACTAGGGCAGCCGTCGTTCATGCCGACATCGGAACCGGTTATCGGGAGCAGGATGCAATCATCCGCGAGTGGTTGCCCTCTCGCGTGGTCGCCGTGCTGGCCCTTGGGGGATTTGTAGCAAGCGGCCTGGAATTGAAGCATTCCGAACTGGAGGAAATGCCGCTACCTGCGTCTGTCGAGAAGGGCCGTTATTTTCTCTATCGGCGAAGATGA
- the ubiA gene encoding 4-hydroxybenzoate octaprenyltransferase has protein sequence MQQIGGLNGRVADAPSDNWVYRVLPSWLWPYAQLARWDRPIGWQLLMWPCFWSVALAANVAAGQGLFSGSQTLFHLVLYFIGAVAMRGAGCTYNDLVDHRIDMEVARTRSRPLPSGRVTRTQAKIFMVLQALAGLLVLAQFNWFAVILGVLSLAIVALYPFAKRFTDWPQFFLGLAFSWGALMGWAGIFGGLSFAAIALYLSSVAWTIGYDTIYAHQDKEDDELIGVRSTARLFGDRTRQWLIGLYGATLVLMLLAFVLAGVGFAAYLGLLIATGMFAWQIARLDINDATQCLALFKSNNRVGLIIFAGLFVSLLFGLP, from the coding sequence ATGCAACAGATTGGCGGCTTGAACGGGCGCGTTGCCGATGCGCCTTCGGACAATTGGGTTTACCGGGTTTTGCCCTCATGGCTCTGGCCCTATGCGCAGCTGGCGCGCTGGGACAGGCCGATCGGCTGGCAACTCCTGATGTGGCCCTGCTTCTGGTCGGTGGCGCTTGCCGCAAATGTGGCCGCGGGACAAGGCCTGTTTTCCGGCTCGCAGACGCTGTTTCACCTGGTTCTCTACTTCATCGGCGCCGTCGCCATGCGCGGGGCAGGCTGCACCTACAACGATCTGGTCGATCACAGGATCGACATGGAGGTCGCACGCACCCGCTCGCGGCCCCTGCCTTCGGGGCGCGTCACGCGCACCCAGGCAAAGATATTCATGGTGCTTCAGGCGCTTGCCGGTCTGCTGGTGCTTGCGCAGTTCAACTGGTTTGCAGTCATTCTCGGCGTGCTCTCGCTCGCCATCGTTGCGCTCTACCCGTTTGCCAAGCGCTTCACAGACTGGCCGCAGTTTTTCCTCGGCCTTGCCTTTTCCTGGGGCGCACTGATGGGTTGGGCTGGCATATTCGGCGGCCTGTCTTTCGCTGCGATTGCGCTCTACCTTTCTTCCGTCGCCTGGACGATCGGCTACGACACGATTTATGCGCATCAGGACAAGGAAGACGACGAATTGATCGGCGTGCGTTCCACCGCCCGGCTTTTCGGCGATCGGACGCGGCAGTGGCTGATCGGTCTTTATGGCGCAACACTGGTCCTGATGCTGCTCGCCTTTGTTTTGGCCGGCGTCGGTTTCGCGGCTTATCTCGGGCTGCTGATTGCCACTGGCATGTTCGCCTGGCAGATCGCCAGGCTCGACATCAACGACGCGACGCAATGCCTGGCGCTTTTCAAGTCGAATAACCGTGTCGGGCTGATCATCTTTGCGGGACTGTTCGTCTCGCTGCTCTTTGGGCTTCCCTGA
- a CDS encoding DUF6101 family protein: protein MNNTVMKPAWAGTTLRLDPSRFPQQVSYAIHDSTSDVSITIDERGAVLRKTLPSSGLPLSVALPKRAFKGVAARAIDHGNGEVTVTLELHHEDPDLCIPLLVAHDLSDIAADWRGWSEAFRIPMLMVEADGIARPLEEHLGDLRTSHMKPRRRHSYFANRRPRFLVRRTTGKLGVTMKIEGKEIIARN, encoded by the coding sequence ATGAACAACACCGTTATGAAGCCCGCTTGGGCTGGAACGACACTGCGTCTCGATCCGTCGCGCTTTCCCCAGCAGGTCAGCTACGCCATCCACGACTCCACAAGTGACGTCAGCATAACGATCGATGAACGCGGCGCCGTCCTCCGCAAGACCCTTCCCTCCAGCGGCCTGCCACTTTCCGTTGCCCTGCCGAAGCGCGCCTTCAAAGGCGTTGCAGCCCGGGCGATCGACCACGGCAACGGGGAAGTGACCGTAACGCTGGAATTGCACCACGAAGATCCGGATCTCTGCATTCCGCTGCTTGTCGCCCACGATCTGTCCGATATCGCGGCCGATTGGCGGGGCTGGTCGGAGGCATTCCGCATTCCGATGCTGATGGTGGAGGCCGACGGCATTGCACGCCCGCTCGAGGAGCACCTCGGCGATTTGCGTACCAGCCACATGAAACCGCGCCGGCGCCATTCCTATTTCGCCAATCGCCGTCCGCGCTTCCTCGTGCGCCGCACGACCGGCAAGCTCGGCGTGACAATGAAGATCGAAGGCAAGGAAATTATCGCCCGCAATTAA
- a CDS encoding DUF1217 domain-containing protein: MISASVAYAIISRDPKTSLDRIASQATVKRDAEYYAENINKVKDVDDFLGNYKLYSYAMKAYGLDDMTYAKAFMKKVLESDLTDPDSFANKLSDQRYKQFAAAFNFNAPKPDAQTDAQEDDLIDRYSASFTDQEKQAIKDTDYYSAEIADVQTVDDLVSNTRLRTYVLKTFGIDTTYASKQFLRDVLTSDLNDPNSVVNLQGGEKYQALAAQFNFNADGTVNGSAQTATQKNTVMEQYNLNSSTVIVDNDVFPDIVYTTKAAADYNKAYYESKIKTITNVDSLIADERLTDYIKAAYSLGPSSFGTDLSDTALRQILVDPAYANTMGATAVHQAFSFEADGSVLAPDGPQSDSLIQATSVNYMARYDDEAKAAIEEIVANYKTRMSDTRTLDNFSDVDSINDFLKTNKTGDLDKTNDDLPDLYQVALQAYGLTEEELSKSVMRRLLASDPYDPEGYVASFKDDRITQLARAFNFDGEGNASIQLQPLSPAAMAKYATNYKSHVTMLMKDGPLKEKASKDATEEVDYFAKTMESVQSLDDFLEDDRLTGLILKSVGLDPKDYDEETLRKIFTSDPDDANSYLNTKADSKFKNLVADFNFDTAGNLTRAKLGIVQDQGALDRTQDAYLQQTLETQEGETNDGTRLALYFARKAPDITSLYSILGDKALFQVITTAYNLPSQISSMDVEKQVALLEKFVDLKDLGDSKKVDKLVKRFTAMYDIQNVTTQSPALQILTGGG, from the coding sequence ATGATTTCCGCCTCCGTTGCCTACGCGATCATAAGTCGCGACCCGAAGACGAGTCTTGATCGCATTGCCTCGCAGGCGACGGTCAAAAGGGACGCCGAATACTACGCCGAGAATATCAACAAGGTGAAGGACGTCGACGACTTCCTCGGCAACTACAAGCTCTACAGCTACGCGATGAAGGCCTATGGCCTCGACGACATGACCTATGCCAAGGCCTTCATGAAGAAGGTGCTGGAAAGCGACCTGACCGACCCCGACAGTTTCGCCAACAAGCTTTCGGACCAGCGCTACAAGCAGTTCGCGGCGGCGTTCAATTTTAATGCGCCCAAGCCCGATGCGCAGACGGATGCGCAGGAAGACGACCTGATCGACAGGTACAGCGCATCCTTCACCGATCAGGAAAAGCAGGCGATCAAGGACACCGACTATTACAGCGCGGAGATCGCTGACGTGCAAACAGTCGATGATCTCGTCAGTAATACGCGGCTGCGCACCTATGTGCTGAAGACGTTCGGCATCGATACGACCTACGCGTCCAAGCAGTTTCTGCGGGATGTGCTGACCAGCGATCTCAACGATCCGAACAGCGTGGTGAACCTTCAGGGCGGTGAGAAGTACCAGGCGCTCGCGGCGCAGTTCAATTTCAATGCAGACGGCACCGTGAATGGCTCGGCCCAGACCGCGACCCAGAAAAACACGGTCATGGAGCAGTACAATCTGAATTCGTCGACCGTCATTGTCGACAACGACGTGTTTCCGGATATCGTCTATACGACGAAGGCCGCTGCCGACTACAACAAGGCCTATTACGAATCCAAGATCAAGACGATCACCAATGTTGACAGCCTCATCGCCGATGAGCGCCTGACGGACTACATCAAGGCCGCTTACAGTCTTGGCCCGAGCAGCTTCGGCACGGACCTGAGCGACACGGCCTTGAGGCAAATCCTTGTCGATCCGGCCTATGCCAATACGATGGGTGCCACGGCCGTCCATCAGGCCTTCAGCTTTGAGGCTGATGGAAGCGTCCTCGCGCCTGACGGCCCGCAATCGGATTCCCTGATCCAGGCAACTTCCGTAAACTACATGGCCCGTTACGACGACGAGGCGAAAGCGGCCATCGAGGAAATCGTCGCCAACTACAAGACACGCATGTCCGATACCAGGACGCTGGACAATTTCTCCGACGTCGACAGCATCAACGATTTCCTGAAGACCAACAAGACCGGCGATCTAGACAAGACGAACGACGATCTGCCCGACCTCTATCAGGTTGCGCTTCAGGCCTACGGCTTGACGGAAGAGGAACTGTCGAAATCCGTCATGCGCAGGCTGCTGGCAAGTGATCCTTACGACCCCGAGGGCTATGTCGCGTCCTTCAAGGACGACCGCATCACCCAATTGGCGAGAGCCTTCAATTTCGATGGCGAAGGTAACGCGTCGATCCAGCTGCAGCCACTGTCGCCCGCCGCGATGGCCAAATATGCGACGAACTATAAGTCGCATGTCACAATGCTGATGAAGGACGGTCCCCTGAAGGAGAAGGCATCCAAAGATGCGACCGAGGAAGTCGACTATTTCGCCAAGACCATGGAATCGGTGCAATCTCTCGATGATTTCCTGGAGGACGACCGGTTGACCGGTCTGATTCTCAAGTCTGTCGGTCTCGATCCGAAGGACTACGACGAAGAGACGCTGCGCAAGATTTTCACATCCGATCCCGACGATGCAAACAGTTATCTGAACACCAAGGCGGACTCGAAGTTCAAGAACCTCGTCGCCGACTTCAACTTCGACACGGCCGGCAATCTCACGCGCGCCAAGCTGGGCATCGTCCAGGATCAGGGTGCACTCGATCGCACGCAGGATGCCTATCTGCAGCAGACCCTCGAGACGCAGGAAGGCGAGACGAACGATGGCACGCGCTTGGCGCTTTACTTCGCCCGCAAGGCGCCGGATATCACCTCGCTCTACTCCATCCTCGGCGACAAGGCGCTCTTCCAGGTCATCACCACCGCCTACAACCTGCCGAGCCAGATCTCCAGCATGGATGTCGAGAAGCAGGTTGCGCTTCTCGAAAAGTTTGTGGACCTGAAGGATCTTGGCGACTCGAAGAAGGTCGACAAGTTGGTGAAGCGGTTCACGGCGATGTACGACATTCAGAACGTCACGACCCAATCGCCGGCGCTGCAGATTCTGACCGGTGGCGGTTAA
- a CDS encoding FAD-binding oxidoreductase: MSASVSPELLDRFAAIVGEKYALRSEAELAPHLIENRGLYHGSSPLLLKPANVEEVSAILKLATETGTAVVPQTGNTGLVGGQTPREGKSDIIVSLERMNRIRDVDPVANVLVADGGAILAEVQKAAEAHGKLFPLSLGAEGSCRIGGNLSTNAGGTAVLAYGNMRQLCLGLEVVLPTGEIWDGLRRLKKDNTGYDLRDLFIGAEGTLGIITGAVLKLYPQPLGHQVAFAGLNSVEEALALFNLASSLCGTSLTGFELMPRFGVEITAKHIEGVRDPLESAYPWYVLIDISTSDSAETAERMMNALLEQGFEAGLVQDAAIASSVAQQKALWHMRESMSEAQKPEGGSIKHDVSVPVSKIPHFMHEAGEAVMAAMPGARICAFGHMGDGNIHYNISQPVGADKDAFIARWHEINEIVHGIVLAHSGSISAEHGIGQLKRDELAAIRPAIEIDLMRRIKRAFDPANIMNPGKVVSVA, translated from the coding sequence ATGAGCGCCAGCGTCTCGCCCGAACTTCTCGACCGCTTCGCCGCAATCGTCGGCGAGAAATACGCGCTGCGCAGCGAGGCCGAGCTTGCCCCGCACCTGATTGAGAACCGAGGCCTCTACCACGGCTCTTCCCCTCTCCTGCTCAAGCCCGCGAATGTCGAGGAGGTTTCGGCCATCCTGAAGCTTGCGACGGAAACCGGCACTGCGGTCGTACCGCAGACGGGCAATACCGGCCTCGTCGGCGGCCAGACGCCGCGCGAGGGCAAGTCGGACATCATCGTCTCGCTCGAGCGGATGAACAGGATCCGCGACGTCGATCCGGTGGCGAACGTGCTGGTTGCCGACGGCGGCGCAATCCTCGCCGAGGTGCAGAAGGCGGCCGAGGCGCATGGCAAACTTTTCCCGCTCTCGCTCGGCGCCGAAGGCTCCTGCCGGATCGGCGGCAACCTCTCGACGAATGCCGGCGGAACGGCGGTGCTGGCCTATGGCAACATGCGCCAGCTTTGCCTTGGCCTCGAAGTCGTGCTGCCGACCGGCGAAATCTGGGACGGCCTTCGCCGCCTGAAGAAGGACAATACGGGCTACGACCTTCGCGATCTCTTCATTGGCGCCGAAGGCACGCTCGGCATCATCACCGGTGCCGTCCTCAAGCTTTACCCGCAGCCGCTCGGCCATCAGGTCGCCTTTGCAGGACTCAACTCCGTGGAGGAGGCGCTTGCCCTGTTCAATCTAGCGAGCAGCCTCTGCGGCACCTCGCTGACCGGCTTCGAGCTGATGCCGCGGTTCGGTGTCGAGATCACCGCCAAACATATCGAGGGCGTGCGCGATCCGCTGGAATCGGCTTACCCGTGGTATGTGCTGATCGACATCTCGACCTCGGATTCGGCGGAAACCGCCGAGCGGATGATGAATGCGCTGCTCGAACAGGGTTTTGAGGCGGGGCTGGTGCAGGACGCGGCGATTGCCTCATCCGTCGCGCAGCAGAAGGCGCTGTGGCATATGCGCGAGAGCATGTCGGAGGCCCAAAAGCCCGAAGGCGGTTCGATCAAGCACGATGTTTCTGTGCCGGTCTCGAAGATCCCCCATTTCATGCACGAGGCCGGCGAGGCCGTGATGGCGGCAATGCCCGGCGCCCGCATATGCGCCTTCGGCCACATGGGCGACGGCAATATCCATTATAACATTTCCCAGCCGGTCGGCGCCGACAAGGACGCCTTCATCGCCCGCTGGCATGAGATCAACGAGATTGTGCACGGCATCGTTCTGGCACACAGCGGCTCGATCTCGGCAGAGCACGGCATTGGTCAGCTCAAGCGCGACGAGCTCGCCGCGATCCGCCCCGCCATAGAGATCGACCTGATGCGCCGCATCAAGCGTGCCTTTGATCCGGCGAACATCATGAACCCGGGGAAAGTGGTCAGCGTGGCGTAA
- a CDS encoding L-threonylcarbamoyladenylate synthase — protein sequence MARIIDIAEHRHEALQMASAVLSEGFPVAIPTETVYGLAADATNAAAITRIYETKGRPRFNPLICHMSDLAMAEEYAEFDPVSRALAQAFWPGPLTIVLSLKAESRIHALATAGLDTVGIRVPKGFAGELIRAFGKPLAAPSANTSGRISATSAAHVDADLGGKIRLIVDAGASTVGVESTIVKVEDGELKLLRPGGLPASEIERVAGKRLRRAGKASAAIEAPGMLASHYAPGANVRLDAGAVRSDEALIAFGAADVAGASDAAIVLNLSPCGDLAEAAANLFDYMKKADASGAATIAFSPIPDEGLGEAINDRLRRAAAPRE from the coding sequence ATGGCACGCATAATCGACATCGCAGAACATCGACATGAAGCGCTGCAAATGGCGTCCGCCGTGCTTTCGGAAGGTTTTCCGGTCGCCATCCCGACTGAGACCGTCTACGGCCTTGCTGCCGATGCCACCAATGCGGCGGCGATAACCCGTATCTACGAGACCAAGGGCCGCCCCCGCTTCAATCCGCTGATCTGCCATATGAGCGATCTGGCGATGGCGGAAGAATATGCGGAGTTCGATCCGGTCTCGCGCGCATTGGCGCAAGCCTTCTGGCCAGGGCCGCTGACGATCGTCCTGTCCTTGAAGGCGGAAAGCCGGATCCATGCGCTGGCAACTGCCGGTCTGGATACGGTTGGTATCCGCGTGCCGAAGGGGTTTGCGGGCGAGCTGATCCGCGCCTTCGGCAAACCGCTCGCCGCACCGAGCGCCAACACATCGGGCAGGATCAGCGCCACCAGCGCAGCGCATGTCGACGCCGATCTCGGCGGCAAGATCCGGCTCATCGTCGATGCAGGCGCCAGCACCGTCGGCGTCGAATCCACTATCGTCAAGGTCGAGGACGGCGAACTGAAACTGCTGCGGCCTGGTGGGCTTCCCGCTTCCGAGATCGAGCGCGTCGCCGGCAAGCGGCTGCGGCGTGCCGGCAAGGCATCCGCAGCAATCGAGGCTCCCGGCATGCTCGCCTCGCATTATGCGCCCGGTGCCAATGTCCGTCTCGATGCCGGGGCTGTTAGAAGCGACGAGGCCTTGATTGCCTTCGGCGCGGCCGATGTCGCGGGTGCGAGCGATGCCGCCATCGTGCTCAACCTCAGCCCCTGTGGCGATCTGGCGGAGGCGGCTGCCAATCTTTTCGACTACATGAAGAAGGCCGATGCCAGCGGCGCAGCGACGATCGCCTTTTCGCCGATACCGGACGAGGGTCTTGGCGAAGCGATCAACGACCGTTTGCGGCGTGCCGCCGCGCCGCGCGAATAA
- a CDS encoding DUF6656 family protein has translation MAKLRYFDAKGDARPQDMKPAAPHSEFLRTGKITRDRAHWLAEERRYLSYREVSEQTGRKLHTAGIKAHQQINGFHRTIHFPKMVFHRTLADSPHLGYCHVTAARTIFARYEEVSWAFYIANFYADIGDNDNFFHHIDIKYSRMYFAVAIKPGEHTPEKMTIDRSIRGNGVLFRTDDPQVAIRNVLLLGARNEQLREIIRQL, from the coding sequence ATGGCGAAACTTCGCTATTTCGACGCCAAAGGAGATGCCAGGCCGCAGGACATGAAGCCTGCAGCGCCGCATTCCGAATTTCTCCGCACCGGCAAGATCACCCGCGATCGTGCGCACTGGCTCGCCGAAGAACGCCGCTACCTGAGCTACCGCGAAGTAAGCGAGCAAACCGGCCGAAAACTGCACACGGCAGGCATCAAGGCGCATCAGCAGATCAATGGCTTCCACCGCACGATCCACTTCCCAAAGATGGTGTTCCACCGGACGCTCGCCGACAGCCCGCATCTCGGCTACTGCCATGTCACGGCGGCGCGGACGATATTCGCCCGCTACGAGGAGGTCAGCTGGGCCTTCTACATCGCCAATTTCTACGCAGACATCGGCGACAACGACAATTTCTTCCATCACATCGATATCAAGTATTCCCGCATGTATTTCGCCGTCGCAATCAAGCCCGGCGAGCATACGCCGGAGAAAATGACGATCGACCGCTCCATTCGCGGCAATGGCGTGCTCTTCAGAACCGACGATCCGCAGGTGGCGATCAGGAATGTGCTTCTGCTTGGCGCCCGCAACGAACAGCTTCGCGAAATCATCCGCCAGCTCTGA
- a CDS encoding aromatic ring-hydroxylating dioxygenase subunit alpha, translated as MDIRSNVLRQLKNRRAGFSLEQPFYIDEDYFKLDMEMIYYRDWLFMGHDCELPKPGAYFTAQIGQYPVVIVRGRDNVIRAFHNSCRHRGSRVCTKEHGSSVRLVCPYHQWAYDLDGKLAFARHMGDDFDKSGYNLKPVHCENFAGYIFICLAEKAPDFQPIRDMVGPYLLPHRLNDGKIAFQSTIIEKGNWKLVWENNRECYHCAANHPELCRTYPEAPSVTGTDGGADDPEIAGHWARCEAAGLPSKFQISPDGQFRTARMPLIEDAESYTMSGKSAVKRPLSEDVKIDRIGTMLLFHYPTTWNHLLGDHAISFRVLPLSANETAVTTKWIVHKDAVEGVDYNLEELTHVWTETNDQDRRIVEENAFGIHSPAYEPGPYSMLHEGGVMQFLEWYSNFMVNRLQGDQAKLSDVA; from the coding sequence ATGGATATTCGCAGCAACGTTTTGCGGCAGCTCAAGAATCGGCGCGCAGGCTTCAGCCTTGAGCAGCCTTTCTATATCGACGAAGATTATTTCAAGCTCGATATGGAGATGATCTATTATCGCGACTGGCTGTTCATGGGCCATGATTGCGAACTGCCGAAGCCAGGCGCCTATTTCACGGCTCAGATCGGCCAGTATCCCGTAGTCATCGTACGTGGCCGCGACAACGTCATCCGTGCCTTTCACAACAGCTGCCGCCACCGCGGCTCGCGGGTCTGCACCAAGGAACACGGCTCGTCGGTCCGCCTCGTCTGTCCCTATCACCAGTGGGCTTATGACCTCGACGGCAAGCTCGCCTTCGCCCGCCACATGGGCGATGATTTCGACAAGAGCGGCTACAACCTGAAGCCCGTGCACTGCGAGAACTTTGCGGGCTACATCTTCATCTGCCTGGCAGAAAAGGCACCGGACTTCCAGCCGATCCGCGACATGGTCGGCCCCTATCTGCTTCCCCACCGTCTGAACGATGGCAAGATCGCCTTCCAGAGCACCATTATCGAAAAGGGCAACTGGAAGCTCGTTTGGGAAAACAACCGCGAGTGCTATCACTGCGCCGCCAACCATCCGGAACTCTGCCGCACCTATCCGGAAGCCCCGAGCGTCACCGGCACGGACGGTGGTGCCGACGACCCGGAAATCGCCGGTCACTGGGCGCGCTGCGAGGCGGCGGGCCTTCCGAGCAAGTTCCAGATCTCGCCGGACGGCCAGTTCCGCACCGCCCGCATGCCGCTGATCGAGGATGCCGAAAGCTACACCATGTCCGGCAAGAGTGCCGTCAAGCGCCCGCTTTCGGAGGATGTGAAGATCGACCGCATCGGAACCATGCTGCTCTTTCACTATCCGACGACCTGGAACCACCTGCTCGGCGACCACGCGATCTCGTTCCGCGTCCTGCCGCTCAGCGCCAACGAGACAGCCGTCACGACGAAGTGGATCGTCCACAAGGACGCCGTCGAAGGCGTGGACTACAATCTCGAGGAACTCACGCACGTCTGGACGGAAACCAACGATCAGGACCGCCGCATCGTCGAAGAGAATGCCTTCGGCATCCACTCGCCGGCCTACGAGCCAGGTCCCTACTCGATGCTCCATGAAGGCGGCGTCATGCAGTTCCTCGAATGGTATTCGAACTTCATGGTGAACCGCCTCCAGGGCGATCAGGCGAAGCTTTCCGACGTCGCCTGA
- a CDS encoding BA14K family protein, whose protein sequence is MNVLSKKIASAFFSAAVVLTSFVPSQAIQMPAAPQMEKSSDVQNVQYRRYYRPGYRPGYYPGYRPAYRSGYYGGYRGYRYSRPGYRHYNGYWYPLAAFGAGAIIGGAIASQPRYVAPPAYSGGGGHVAWCANRYRSYRAYDNTFQPYNGPRQQCYSPYN, encoded by the coding sequence ATGAATGTGCTCAGTAAGAAAATTGCCAGTGCCTTCTTTTCCGCCGCTGTTGTCCTGACGAGCTTCGTGCCGTCCCAGGCCATTCAGATGCCGGCAGCACCGCAGATGGAAAAATCCTCGGACGTGCAGAACGTTCAGTATCGCCGTTACTATCGCCCGGGCTATCGTCCCGGATACTATCCGGGTTACCGTCCCGCATATCGTTCTGGTTACTATGGCGGATATCGCGGCTATCGCTATTCGCGCCCTGGCTATCGTCACTATAACGGCTACTGGTATCCGCTGGCTGCTTTCGGCGCCGGCGCCATAATCGGTGGCGCGATCGCCTCGCAGCCGCGCTACGTTGCCCCGCCGGCCTACAGTGGCGGCGGCGGTCACGTCGCCTGGTGCGCAAACCGCTACCGTTCATATCGGGCTTACGACAATACGTTCCAGCCCTACAACGGCCCGCGTCAGCAATGCTATTCGCCTTACAACTGA
- a CDS encoding transporter — MDTLPANIPGLVWAYSFPAGSGKAVRLHNSAFPAELVSGNGFYWLHLNLADARVPALLETLDGLSEDAKTALTTRDTHAALTVDEQMLYGTLIDCQREFDQDTNDLGWLHFAIADRFIITTRLQPLRSVERARAMIEKNPAKFSRPVDLFELLVIEFQRTLISVVMELTEELNLIEDFVYDNVSRDERRRLAPARRTIVRLHRHLRNVLTLMRRASASDEDEMPFGFEDIAGRLTSRLESVDHDIYALQERARLLHEEIDSKQSSETNRHLYILSIMTAFLLPPTLVTGFFGMNTANLPFAEGPGGTEYAVALLIASVLLAWWLLKRVNIL, encoded by the coding sequence ATGGATACATTGCCCGCCAATATACCCGGCCTCGTCTGGGCCTACAGTTTTCCGGCAGGAAGCGGTAAGGCAGTGCGCCTGCACAACAGCGCGTTTCCGGCAGAACTGGTGTCCGGCAACGGCTTTTACTGGCTGCATCTCAATCTCGCCGATGCACGAGTCCCTGCCCTGCTCGAGACGCTGGACGGCCTTTCCGAAGATGCCAAGACGGCTCTCACAACGCGCGATACGCATGCTGCGCTTACCGTGGACGAGCAGATGCTCTACGGCACGCTCATCGATTGCCAGCGTGAATTCGATCAGGATACCAACGATCTCGGCTGGCTGCATTTCGCCATCGCCGATCGCTTCATCATCACCACCCGTCTGCAGCCGCTGCGCAGTGTCGAGCGGGCGCGCGCGATGATCGAAAAGAATCCGGCAAAATTCTCCCGGCCGGTGGACCTCTTCGAACTGCTGGTGATCGAGTTTCAGCGCACGCTGATTTCTGTTGTCATGGAGCTCACCGAAGAGCTGAACCTCATCGAAGACTTCGTCTACGACAACGTTTCGCGCGATGAGCGGCGGCGGCTGGCGCCGGCACGCCGCACAATCGTACGCCTCCACCGACACCTTAGAAACGTGTTGACGCTCATGCGGCGGGCCTCGGCCTCCGACGAGGACGAAATGCCCTTCGGCTTCGAGGATATCGCCGGCCGGCTAACGAGCAGGCTGGAATCGGTCGACCACGATATCTATGCATTGCAGGAACGCGCCCGCTTGCTGCACGAGGAAATCGACTCGAAGCAGTCCTCCGAGACCAACCGTCACCTCTACATTCTTTCGATCATGACCGCCTTCCTGCTGCCGCCTACGCTGGTGACCGGCTTCTTCGGCATGAATACGGCTAATCTACCCTTCGCCGAAGGACCTGGCGGTACGGAATACGCGGTGGCGCTCCTTATCGCTTCGGTGCTGCTTGCCTGGTGGCTGCTCAAGCGGGTCAATATTCTCTGA